From Rhodamnia argentea isolate NSW1041297 chromosome 10, ASM2092103v1, whole genome shotgun sequence, a single genomic window includes:
- the LOC115757650 gene encoding uncharacterized protein LOC115757650, translating into MPRTARSIAAAFTGARVMATFSQSRLLTAASLLALLIASSSLRPVGSANTNRVYSPCSDTTVRRSDGFTFGIAFASRSSFFHNSSLQLSPCDRRLSLSSASSQVATFRPKVDEISLLTVNTSSFSPDNYGGYMVAFAGRKYAARSLPAFVANSTYTVTSFTLVLEFKKGRLENLYWKRDGCASCSRKSNFVCLNNQDCALKTSNCKNHGGSVDCSLGIQLAFSGTDKHLSVFNSWYEVENLHQYSLYGLYSNLRDSLTSQYNKIF; encoded by the exons ATGCCACGAACGGCCAGATCGATCGCTGCAGCATTCACCGGAGCAAGAGTGATGGCCACGTTCTCTCAGTCTCGCCTCCTGACCGCGGCGTCCCTGCTGGCGCTCCTGATCGCTTCGTCGTCGCTGCGGCCGGTGGGATCGGCCAACACGAACCGCGTCTACTCGCCCTGCTCCGACACCACTGTCCGGAGGTCCGACGGGTTCACCTTCGGCATTGCGTTCGCGTCGAGGTCGTCCTTCTTCCACAACAGCTCGCTTCAGCTGTCGCCCTGCGACCgcaggctctctctctcctctgccaGTTCTCAGGTCGCCACTTTCCGGCCTAAGGTCGATGAGATCTCCCTCCTCACCGTTAACACTTCGTCATTCTCTCCG GACAATTACGGAGGCTATATGGTTGCATTTGCTGGCCGAAAGTATGCTGCAAGGTCTCTCCCTGCCTTCGTTGCCAACAGTACTTATACCGTGACCAGCTTTACTCTT GTGCTCGAGTTTAAGAAGGGCAGACTGGAAAATCTATACTGGAAAAGAGATGGCTGTGCTTCATGTTCAAGAAAGTCGAACTTTGTCTGCCTAAACAACCAGGATTGTGCCCTCAAAACTTCCAATTGCAAAAACCATGGGGGCTCAGTAGATTGCAGCCTTGGTATACAGTTGGCATTCTCCGGCACGGATAAGCACCTTTCAGTTTTCAATTCATGGTATGAAGTGGAAAACCTTCATCAATACTCTCTCTACGGCCTTTATTCAAATTTAAGGGACTCTCTCACCAGTCAATATAACAAGATATTCTGA